GAATACGGGTCGCGCAGAACGGACAGGCCGATACGGTCGATGATCCGATAGCCGGACAGATCGCCGAACATGATCGGATAGGCGTTCGCCGCCACGTCGGGCATATCGACCATCTCGACAATCGGACGGCCAAGCAGCGTGACGGGTGCGCCGGCCGTGATCGGGTCGAGCATGATGAAGCGGCCGGTGCCGTCCTTCAGGGTGCGCAGCGCGCCCAGGGTCGTGCGGTTCATCAGCCAGACGCCATTCTGGGCGACGACAGACGGCACCTTGTGGAACATGCCGATGATGGTTGCGGCCGGGTCGGTGCCGAGCGTCGCAGCGTTGCCGGTCTTCACTTCGGCGATGCCAGCGGCGACGAGCAGGCCCTTCGGCTTGCCGGTGCCATTGCCGGACACGAAAGCGGTGGCCTCGGTCTTGCCGAACGCCTCGCCCAGGTCGGCGGCAAGCTCGCCTTCCAGATTGTAGGCGTTGTCTTCCAGAAGCTGGTTCGACACGTCCACATAGGTGGCGAGTTCATAGGGCGTGAACGTCGCCTGTTCGAACGTCATGTCCGACTGCGAGCGGTCGTCCGTTTCGCCGACCCAGGTCGCGGCGGTGCCGGTGAGCTTCCGGGGAAGCTTGATCTCCGGCGCTGCAATGGTCGTCACCTTCGCGTAGGCGCGAACCGGCGAGAATTCGACGATGCCCTTCAGGATTTCCGCGCCGAAGGCTTCCGGCGCCAGGTAGCCCGCGCTTGCGTCGGTGGCGACGGTGAGCGTTGCCGCTGCCTTCTGGTCCATGCGCTCGATGCCCTTGCGGGCGAACTCAATGAACGCTTTGCGCTCAGCGGCTGCAGCATCGTTGTCGTTGTCGGCGGCGGGGACATTGGAGTTGGCAGCGACCGGACGGTTCATCTTCGCTTCAAGCTTGTCGAAACGTTCGGTGAGCTTGACACTGTCGCCCGTCTTGGTCTCGACGGCCTTCAGGCGGGTTTCGACTGCCTCACGGAAGTCGTTGAGCGCCTTCGTGACAACGGCCTGGCCGTCGTCATCGTCGCCTTTGATTTCGAGCGCGTCGAGCGCTCGCATGCTAGTGCGGTTCATCATTATACCTCTTGGAAGAAATGCGCCGTGGCGCGGTTGATGGCGTCGGCAATCGCGAGCGCCTGGACTGCCGACTTCGCACTGGTGACGCGCGCGCCGGGATGCATGGGGAGAGTCACAAGGCTCGCCTCAAGCAATTGGAGTTGAGAGATCGTGCGGCCACCGCCCTTGCGAGCCATGGCCTTGCGGGTAATAAAGCCGATCGAAATCCCGCGCACCGCGCCGGACTGCACAAGCGCGCGAACCTCGCGGGCGCGCTCGACGTGCTCGACAAGCAGCTTGCCCTTCAGGCGAAGGCCGTCCGGTGCCTCAACGGCTTCGGTCCAGACGCCAATAGGGTCGTTCTGGTCGTGGCCGAAAAGCATCGTGAGGGGCAGATTGACGTTGGCGAAAGCGCCTTTCTCAATCACGTCGCCGACGCGATCGGGTGAGCCGAACGGCCACGCAAGCCCTTCAATCTCGCCGGCATTGCCGGCGACGAATTTGGTTTCGAGGAAGAGCTTATCCATTGGCGGTGTTGTCCTGGGCTTTGTCGCTGGCCTGGGCGGGCGCGCCGGACCAGACGGCTTGCAAAACAGCCGTGGCGATCGGGAAGGATTCAATGAGTGGGCGCTTGGCCGCGTAAGTGTCGGCGAGCGCAGCGGCTTCCTTGGGCGTCGAGCCGCCGCCGATGAGCGATAGCCGGATGATCTCGACAAGCTCAGCATGGCGGAAGTGACCATCAGGGACGCGCATGCAGAGCGCGCCGATGCCGGCACCGGTCTTGCGCTCAAGCTCAAGGATCAACTCGGGCGTGAGTGCGAAAGCATGGTTGCCGTCGCCGAAGAAAGCGGTATGCGTCATGCCGCCACCTGGCCGGCGGGGCGGTTGTCGTTTTGAGCGGCCGGCTTGCCGGACGTGGTGTAGGGATTGGCGAGCTCGTCACCGCCTTTGATGGCCGGCAGGTTCATGGCGGCGCGGACTTCGTTCGGCGTCATGGCGCGCATAGCGACCAGCTTGCCGAAGATTTCCGCCCTACCCGCCGCGTCGGCGCGCTGAAGGTCGTCAATGACGAATTCGAAATAGAGGTCGTCTTGCTCGTCTTCGGTGAGAAGGACGGTCGCATAGGCGTCCTGCCAACGGTCGAGCCAGGGCCGAAGGCAAAGCTGAAGGAAGCTCGCCGCCATCTGTTCGGCGTTACTCCATGTCGCGCGCTCAAGCTGGTAGAGCATGTGAGGTGGCACGCCGAAGATGCGGGCAATCTCGTTGATTTGCTCAAGCCGGTTCTCGATAAACTGCGCATCGGTGCTAGGCATCGTCTGCGCTGCATAGGTCCATCCGGCGTCGAGAATGAGCGGGTCGCCGCTGGAATTGGACTGCCACGTGCGCCACGACTTCAGGATGTTAGAAATGGTCTTCGCACCGGACTCACCGCCGGCCGGCTTTTCGTTGGACACGACGCCGGACGGTCGAGCACCACCCGCGAAGAACTTCGACGCATGGCGTTCAAGCACCATGGCAACGCCGATAGCATCCTTGCCAAGCGTGATCGGCGAGACGCCGCCGAAGGCAGGGACGTAGAGAACATCACGGTAGGACAGGCGCACCTGTCTGCCCTTGGTCGGCTGGACCAGGTAATAGGGTTCGCCGTCATCCGCGAAATGCTGCTGGACGGTGCCGGGTGTGAGGCGGTGAAGTTCGGCCGGGCGGTCACTGCCGACGCGCACAACCTGAGCATAGCCCGCACCGTGCATGAGCGCGTCCATTGTAAGGACGCTGCGAAGATGCCCGGCGCTAGTCCAAGGGTTCGCACGGCTATGCACAAGTCGATTGCCGGCGTGATCCTTGGCGGCTTCCTTGCTATCCCCTTCCTCACGGTAGAGTTTGCAAGGCAGCGAGCCGATTGTTTCGGAAATCAGTCGGAGGGCGTGAAGGACGGCCGGCACATGCAATGCGGTGCTCGCGGTGACGGTCACGCCAGACGCTGACGGCACGATGCCGAAGACAGATTCCATGCCGTAGGAATCAGAAAGCGGGACCGACTTCTTTTCGATCCCGCTTCCAAAAATAGTCTTCAGAAACTCGACTGGACGAGAACGCACAACAACTCCGAAACCTTATTCGGAATTATTGTCCCACGCTCATCGATAGGAACAAAGTCCTTTATTTAACTTCGATAGGAATATTTTCATTGATTTTTTGGCCTCTTATGGTCTAAGGGGTTGCACTCGGGCGGACACCTTTGCCGCGAAATCGGGCGGCGGGTTCCCATTACCGAGCCATGAATCCCATTGGCCCGTAGTCGGATTGAAAATACTGACCTTGCTGTTCGGGTTGTCATTTCCGATCGCGTTGAGAACAGCGATATATTCTTCCAAGCTCACATACCAAAGGCCCTTGTCCCGGGACCTATCGGAATTGAAGATGAACCCCGTCACACGGCTCGGATGTTCACGCCGCGATCGTTTCCGGGCATATTCGACCGTCTCGCCAAAAACGAAGCTGTGAATGATTGTGTTCGCCATGTCCTTGATCGAAATTCTTACATCGACAGCAGCGCTGAAATCGTAGTGATCTTCGATGTCGTATTTGGTGTGCTGGTTTATTCCCTTTTTCTTGCAGGGGTAAAAATCCGCAGGCACGCTGGACGACGCCAAGCTCGATGAAATCTTTTCCGATTCAATCAGCCGACGAATCTTGAACGCACCGACGAAAACGGTCTCTTCGATTGCAAATGACCGCTTTGCACTGCGCCGCTTACCGGCCCAATCTCTTAGAGCTGTTGCGTCGCGCAACAGCCCGTCTTTCCACGGAAAGCTATCCAGTATCATGTCGCGAATCTCTATTATTGCGCGAGCATTATAGACTAAAAAGGTGTTCTAGCCGCAAGTTGGGATAGCCGATCGAATTCACCAGATCGACGCGCTGTTGCAGCATGCCTTGAGGCATGACGCCGTAACGGCCAGTCATGGTGCCGGCGACGTGGCCCAGGATGAAACCGAACTGCTCATCTAGATATCCGGCCCGGCGCAAGGCGTCGGCAACGCCATGCCTGAAGCTATAGAGCGACAGGCCGCGCCCGGCCTTCATGCCGAGCCGGGTGAGGTAGCGGCCGAACTCACGTGAGAATTCGGCGATCATCTGCCCACGTGAATTCCGCCTAGCTTCAGGGAACAGCCGCGCCTGCCCTGCCACCTCCATACCGTCGCGATACTTGATGAAGCCGAGCCGGATAAGCTCGTCATGAACCGGCACCACGCGCATGCTGCCTTCGGTCTTCACGCTCTTCTCGCCATCGCCTTCCGTAGTGATATGCATGATCCAGTGGCCGTGTTCCTTCCGAACATCGGTGACCGCAAGTTGGGCAATCTCTGCCGGGCGGGCGCCAGAAAACAGCATCACCAGCGGCAACCAATAGCGATGGTCGCGGATCATGACGTTGCCGGGCTTGGCGACGTTGCGCCACTCATCGGCGCTCTGGCACCCGGTAAATAGGGGCGACTTGAACAGCGCGTTCATCTGCTCGACGCCGAAGGGGACAGTCGTCTTGTCCTTCGATTTCTTCAAGAACATGCCGTCGGTCGGGTTGCTGTCGATGTAACCGTGATTGTCCAGCCAGGTGCAGAAGGCGCTCAAGCCGGCGAGATAGCGGTTAACGGTGCTTGTGCTGATTACAGGCTTTCCGACCTTCTCATTACGCCGAACGATGTCGGCAATCTTCATGCCGGCAAACTCTTTGCTTTCGGTCGCCTTCACCGGGAACTTCAGCAACAAGGCCTTCCACTCGCGGACGGCTTTCTTGTCGATGCGTCGAGCCGGAAAGGTGCTGCCGACGTAATCGACAAAGGTGCCAAGGTCGCGCCGGGCCTGGGCGATCGTATCGACAGCAATGCCCTTCGGATTCTCGACCGCATATTGCTCGAATAGCTCCATGATCCCCTCGCCCGGCGCTGCCTGCTCACGTGACGCGCCAGTGGCGGGCTTGACGATTGGGTCTTTCGGGGTGCCGGCGTAGTCGCCGCCATCGCGCTCGATGGTGCGCTGTAGCACCTCAATTTCGCTGCGCATCATCCGCCTTGCAAGGTCGGCACGATCGGACGAGGCAGGATCAATAAGCAGCTTGTGGCGCTCGATATAGTCGTCAACCTCATCGTCAATGAGCGCCGTCTCGCCAACCACCAGATGCTCCCGCAATTCGTCGAGCTTGACCCGGCGGGCCTTTGCTTCGAATTGGCGAAGGTTGGTCGCTGAAGGCCGGTCTTGGTCGTCCGGATGCCGCACGCGCGCTTCATGTTGGCGCGCTTGCTCATCGCGTTGCAACGAGTCGGTGTAATGCTGCCACACGGCGTCGGCCTTGTCGTCGGCGGTGAGTTCGCGCCGGGCGCGCACGTCTTCGAACTCCGTCCGCCAGCCTTCAATCACCGGCCACAGGCGAGCCTTTGCGGTCGCCTCATCCTTCGTCCGAAGTGACTTTTTCCGCGTCGTCGTCCGGTAGACCGGCACTAAATCGACGGGAATATCGATGCGAGCGTAATAGGTCGCGCCACGTCGTTCGAGGTATGTCAGCCTTGCCATTTCCATGCCTTCCGTAGCACGATTCCGGAACATCAAACCGGAACAGTTCTAGACGAGAAAGCGCTTGAATCGCAATAGCTTCTTTGATTTCAGGTGGTTAGAAAAAGTTGGATTACCGTCCAGGTTCCCCAGCCAAAGTTTTCTCCGCGCATTCCCACATTTGAACCGTAAATTCATCGCAACGGGTATCGATGTCGGCTGAGCTCCGGTTGATTTTCCGGTTATATTAGCAATCAACTATATATTAATAGCTACGGCGCAGCCTGCTCGAATCGGGAATGTCCCCGATCGACGATCCGGCACTCAGTGTGCCGAGACGCTCGACCGATGCGGAGCAAACGCATGAGTGTCGAAACAGCATTGGCGCAACTGTTGCGCATGATCCACCGCCGTGCCCTGAATTTGGCGACGATGCCGGACGATGAGAGAGATCCCTACTACGACAGCATCCGACGATCATGTTGCGGAGCCGCCGAGCATATCGGGCAATCTCCCGACAATGCAGCCATCACGGCAAACAGTATGGTTGAATTTACCCGGGCGATGGTCGGTATCATCGAGGCGGGCCGCGGGTAAACCGCAGACGTCGACACGCTCGTGACGAGCTTGGAAGGCGCCGAGAAGCGTGGTTACGGCGTATTGCCCGAAGCTCGCAAGGTGATGATTGCCACCCGGGCACTTCGACGATCAAAGCTTCCTGGCGACGGTTATCTCGGATCGTCCCAGATGTTCGGCGACAGATGCCTGGTTATCGGCATCACAGGGAAACCAACATCCATACGCGCGCCGGGCAGCAGCCCGTTCAGCATCCCCGCCGTCCTGTGGCCGTCCTGGGCGTATTTCAAGGCCATACCCATGCGATTCAACGTCTTCAATATCGACATAGACCTATCCCTGTTTCGCCAAGGCTATGGCGGAGACAATCCTCGTCGCCTTCATGATGGCGGTCTAAATGATCGATCAATGTTTCCGTCGCATTGCACGGAAACGCCCGGCGCGTAACATTTGCATGCAAACGAGTTTATCGTTGCCTGCAGAGTGCCGGCCGGCTTGGGCCGCTGCAGGGATGGACAGTTTCCATTTCGATACGAAATACGCGCTCAAGCGCCATTAAACCGAAACGCAATCGCAGGAAAACCGTCATCGACCGGCTCGTCCGGAGTTTAAACAAAGGAAAATCGAGATGACCAAGATCCTTCGCAATGCAGTTTTCGCAGTTGTTGCTGTTACCGGCCTGGCAACTTCGGCCTATGCCCAGCAGACGACCATCAATTCGTGCAGCAATCATGACGATTACTATGGCATGTGCCTTGGCGCCGCCAACAACGGCGGCCACCACGACAGCCGCGGCGACCGCCGCTAATCGGCAAGTCGCGCTCGAAAAAGGCCTCGCGGGCATCTCGCCGGCGAGGCCTTTTGCGTTTCGAGGTGGGTGGCGGCTGCCGGTCGCCCTGGACACTCTTCCGGTTGTGAACCCGGGCTCCCTACTCCGCCGCCTCATACCCCGCGATGCCCTTGATCTCGAGGAAATCCTCCAGGCCGTATTCGGCATATTCGCGGCCGTTGCCGGACTGCTTGTAGCCGCCAAAGGGCAGGCCGGCGTCCCAGGTCGGGTAGTTGATGTAGACGTTGCCGGAGCGCATGCGGGCAGCCACGTCGCGCGCCTTCTCGATGTCCTTGGCCTGGATGTAGGAGGCCAGGCCATAGACCGTATCGTTGGCCTGCTCGACCGCCTGCTCGACCGTGTCGTAAGGCATGATCGACAGCACTGGGCCGAAGATCTCCTCCCTGGCGATGCGCATGTCATGAGTGACGTTGGCGAAGACGGTCGGGCGGACGTAGTAGCCGCGGTTGAGCTCGGCCGGGCGGCCGGGGCCGCCGGCGACCAGCGTGGCGCCCTCGTCGATGCCGCTCTGGATCAGGTCCTGGATCTTGTCGAACTGGATCTGGCTGACCACCGGGCCGAGCTTCGAGGTGGGCGCGTCGGCCGGGCCACGGTGAATTTCTCCGCCGCCTTCTTGGCGTAACCGGCCGCCTCATCGTGACGGTCGCGCGGCACGAACATGCGGGTCGGCGCGTTGCAGGACTGGCCGCTGTTGCCAAAGCAGCCGGCGACGCCCTTGGTGACGGCTCGCTCCAGATCGACGTCCGGGAACAGGATGTTGGCCGACTTGCCGCCCAGTTCCTGGTGCACGCGCTTGACGGTATCGGCCGCCGCCTTGGCGACGAGGATGCCCGCGCGGGTCGAACCAGTGAAGGACATCATGTCGACATCCGGGTGGCCGGCCAGCGCCTGGCCGACGGTCGGGCCATCGCCGTTGACGAGATTGAACACACCCTTTGGCACGCCGGCCTCGTCGATGATCTCGGCGAAGATGATGGCGTCGAGCGGCGCGACCTCCGACGGCTTCAGCACCATGGTGCAGCCGGCGGCAAGCGCGGGGCCCACCTTGCAGGTGATCTGGTTCAGCGGCCAGTTCCACGGCGTGATCAGGCCGACGACGCCGATCGGCTCCTTGACGATGAGCGACGAACCTTTGACGTGGCGGAACTGGAAGGTCTTCAGCACCTCGGCCATCTTTTCCAGATGCGCCTGGCCGACGCCGACCTGGCTGTCCAGCGCCATCTGGCGCGGCGCGCCCATCTCGCGCGAAACGGCGAGCGCGAGGTCCTTGCTGCGCTTCTTGTAGATTTCGATGACGCGGTTGAGGATGTCGAGCCGCTCCTCGACCGAGGTGAAGCCGAAGCTGCCGAAGGCGCGCTTGGCGGCGGCCACCGCCTTGTCGACATCGGCCTTGGAGCCCAGCGATATCTGCGCGAAAGCGTCCTCGTTCGAGGGATCGATGACATCGAGCGTGTTCGGCACGACCGGATCGACCCAGGCGCCGTCGATATAGAATTGCAGATTGTGGGACATGTTTTCCTCCTCGGCCAGCCGCGGGTGCTCGATTGCAGTGGGTCGTCGTATACCGCCAGAGATAACGATGCCGCAAGCGCCCTGTCAAACGCAAGCGCGGGCGGTTGAGCCAGCCGTCCGTCGAGCCTGACGTGCCGGCTGACGCCCACCGGGACCGATTACAGCAGCGTATGTCCAGCGTCACCCAGCAGCCGGGCCGCCGCGGCTTGATCGGCGGCCTTCACCAGCAGGTGGTCGCCATCGAAGGTGGACACCACGAAGATGCCCAGCCCGTTCTCCGACAGCGGCCGAATGACAGACAGCACGATGCCGGTTTCACCGAAGGCAAAGGGGCCTTCGAATTTGAAGGCGACCCAGTCGCTGTCGTGCCTGACCGAAGCCGGTACGCGCTCCTGCAGGCAGGTTATCGAAAGCTCATCCTCGGTTCTGGTGATGCTGACGAAACCCGGCCCGTCCGCCCAATCGGGAATGCCATGTCCAGCTTCCAGCCTCGAAATCGCGTATAGGCCTGGCAGTTGCTTCAGCCTGATCCTGGCAGCCATGGCCCCGCTCCGATTGCCGGTCATCCCCGATCCTCTTGCTCATATAAACGGTCGAGCCGTTCATGAACGGCTCTTCCCGGTCGACCGAATAGCCCTGCCTCTTATAGAGCGACACATTCGCCTCGAACGCGCCGTTGGTCAGCAGGCGAAGCTGATGGCGCCCGGCCTTGCGCGCCTTGCCCTCTGCCCGCTCCAGTAGCAGCCGGCCGATCCCTTTGCCCTGCGCCTCCGGCGCGACGCAGAGATTCTCGATCCAGAGATGATCGTCGGCGAGGACGGATCCAAGCATCCCGACAATGCGATCCTGCGCAACGGCGAGG
This region of Mesorhizobium sp. M2A.F.Ca.ET.046.03.2.1 genomic DNA includes:
- a CDS encoding gene transfer agent family protein, with the translated sequence MTHTAFFGDGNHAFALTPELILELERKTGAGIGALCMRVPDGHFRHAELVEIIRLSLIGGGSTPKEAAALADTYAAKRPLIESFPIATAVLQAVWSGAPAQASDKAQDNTANG
- a CDS encoding HK97 family phage prohead protease, whose protein sequence is MDKLFLETKFVAGNAGEIEGLAWPFGSPDRVGDVIEKGAFANVNLPLTMLFGHDQNDPIGVWTEAVEAPDGLRLKGKLLVEHVERAREVRALVQSGAVRGISIGFITRKAMARKGGGRTISQLQLLEASLVTLPMHPGARVTSAKSAVQALAIADAINRATAHFFQEV
- a CDS encoding phage major capsid protein is translated as MMNRTSMRALDALEIKGDDDDGQAVVTKALNDFREAVETRLKAVETKTGDSVKLTERFDKLEAKMNRPVAANSNVPAADNDNDAAAAERKAFIEFARKGIERMDQKAAATLTVATDASAGYLAPEAFGAEILKGIVEFSPVRAYAKVTTIAAPEIKLPRKLTGTAATWVGETDDRSQSDMTFEQATFTPYELATYVDVSNQLLEDNAYNLEGELAADLGEAFGKTEATAFVSGNGTGKPKGLLVAAGIAEVKTGNAATLGTDPAATIIGMFHKVPSVVAQNGVWLMNRTTLGALRTLKDGTGRFIMLDPITAGAPVTLLGRPIVEMVDMPDVAANAYPIMFGDLSGYRIIDRIGLSVLRDPYSQATKGTVRFHARKRVGGDVTNADRFLKLKVAA
- a CDS encoding phage portal protein yields the protein MRSRPVEFLKTIFGSGIEKKSVPLSDSYGMESVFGIVPSASGVTVTASTALHVPAVLHALRLISETIGSLPCKLYREEGDSKEAAKDHAGNRLVHSRANPWTSAGHLRSVLTMDALMHGAGYAQVVRVGSDRPAELHRLTPGTVQQHFADDGEPYYLVQPTKGRQVRLSYRDVLYVPAFGGVSPITLGKDAIGVAMVLERHASKFFAGGARPSGVVSNEKPAGGESGAKTISNILKSWRTWQSNSSGDPLILDAGWTYAAQTMPSTDAQFIENRLEQINEIARIFGVPPHMLYQLERATWSNAEQMAASFLQLCLRPWLDRWQDAYATVLLTEDEQDDLYFEFVIDDLQRADAAGRAEIFGKLVAMRAMTPNEVRAAMNLPAIKGGDELANPYTTSGKPAAQNDNRPAGQVAA
- a CDS encoding GNAT family N-acetyltransferase, giving the protein MRADYDKAVAEHPFDLAVAQDRIVGMLGSVLADDHLWIENLCVAPEAQGKGIGRLLLERAEGKARKAGRHQLRLLTNGAFEANVSLYKRQGYSVDREEPFMNGSTVYMSKRIGDDRQSERGHGCQDQAEATARPIRDFEAGSWTWHSRLGGRAGFRQHHQNRG
- a CDS encoding ACT domain-containing protein encodes the protein MRLKQLPGLYAISRLEAGHGIPDWADGPGFVSITRTEDELSITCLQERVPASVRHDSDWVAFKFEGPFAFGETGIVLSVIRPLSENGLGIFVVSTFDGDHLLVKAADQAAAARLLGDAGHTLL
- a CDS encoding site-specific integrase, encoding MARLTYLERRGATYYARIDIPVDLVPVYRTTTRKKSLRTKDEATAKARLWPVIEGWRTEFEDVRARRELTADDKADAVWQHYTDSLQRDEQARQHEARVRHPDDQDRPSATNLRQFEAKARRVKLDELREHLVVGETALIDDEVDDYIERHKLLIDPASSDRADLARRMMRSEIEVLQRTIERDGGDYAGTPKDPIVKPATGASREQAAPGEGIMELFEQYAVENPKGIAVDTIAQARRDLGTFVDYVGSTFPARRIDKKAVREWKALLLKFPVKATESKEFAGMKIADIVRRNEKVGKPVISTSTVNRYLAGLSAFCTWLDNHGYIDSNPTDGMFLKKSKDKTTVPFGVEQMNALFKSPLFTGCQSADEWRNVAKPGNVMIRDHRYWLPLVMLFSGARPAEIAQLAVTDVRKEHGHWIMHITTEGDGEKSVKTEGSMRVVPVHDELIRLGFIKYRDGMEVAGQARLFPEARRNSRGQMIAEFSREFGRYLTRLGMKAGRGLSLYSFRHGVADALRRAGYLDEQFGFILGHVAGTMTGRYGVMPQGMLQQRVDLVNSIGYPNLRLEHLFSL